A part of Armatimonadota bacterium genomic DNA contains:
- a CDS encoding MFS transporter has protein sequence MAWTKAHRLVLLVAWLGWTFDVMDAAIFNLAKPQMVKEFLGSAEAYAAHGASVEAQILNVFLIGWSIGGVLFGWAADRFGRVRVLAFTVLLYSVFTGLTALCRDAGQVAVLRFLAGLGIGGEWAAGAALVAESVPESTRAKAAAWLQTAAVVGPVLAAVANLALAEAGWRALFLVGSLPAVFAVVARLALREPAAPASDPQEPVHGPAGPWPWKRMGVALVLGTAGIAMAQNVSFWLPNFVNALSPGVTALENKSRMLATTMSFHVGTLIGVFLVPWLCDRLGRRKALLLCFLASPLMVVFVAMTAKSYVSLLMLAPLMSVFSIGIGAGFVLYFPELFPRAFRATGAGLAYNGGRILAGLFPLLTAQLIQGSKGDVAKSIAQTSVVLAVGALALLFSPETRGQRLPA, from the coding sequence ATGGCATGGACGAAGGCGCACCGGCTCGTGCTCCTTGTCGCCTGGCTTGGCTGGACGTTCGACGTCATGGACGCGGCGATCTTCAACCTCGCCAAGCCGCAAATGGTCAAGGAGTTCCTCGGAAGCGCCGAAGCGTACGCCGCCCATGGAGCGTCGGTCGAAGCCCAGATCCTGAACGTCTTCCTGATCGGGTGGTCGATCGGCGGCGTGCTCTTCGGATGGGCCGCCGACCGCTTCGGCCGCGTCCGCGTCCTGGCCTTCACGGTCCTGCTCTATTCCGTCTTTACGGGGCTGACCGCCCTTTGCCGCGACGCCGGCCAAGTGGCCGTCTTACGGTTCCTGGCCGGGTTAGGGATCGGCGGCGAATGGGCGGCCGGGGCCGCTCTGGTCGCCGAGTCGGTCCCTGAATCCACTCGGGCCAAGGCCGCCGCTTGGCTGCAGACTGCGGCGGTCGTGGGCCCCGTCCTCGCGGCCGTTGCCAACCTCGCCCTTGCCGAAGCCGGTTGGCGCGCCCTGTTCCTCGTCGGGTCCCTGCCCGCCGTCTTCGCCGTCGTCGCCCGATTGGCGCTACGCGAACCCGCTGCCCCAGCGTCGGATCCGCAGGAGCCTGTACACGGCCCTGCCGGGCCGTGGCCATGGAAAAGGATGGGTGTGGCCCTCGTGCTGGGTACGGCGGGTATCGCGATGGCTCAGAACGTCTCGTTCTGGCTGCCGAACTTCGTCAACGCCCTCAGCCCGGGAGTGACGGCCCTCGAAAACAAGTCGCGCATGCTAGCGACCACCATGTCGTTCCATGTCGGGACGCTCATCGGAGTCTTCCTCGTCCCTTGGCTCTGCGACCGCCTCGGAAGGCGCAAAGCGTTGCTGCTCTGCTTCCTGGCGAGCCCGCTCATGGTCGTCTTCGTCGCCATGACTGCAAAGTCGTACGTGTCCTTGCTCATGCTCGCGCCACTGATGTCGGTCTTTTCGATCGGTATCGGGGCCGGGTTCGTCCTGTACTTTCCGGAGCTGTTCCCTCGGGCGTTCCGGGCGACGGGAGCCGGGCTGGCTTACAACGGCGGACGGATCCTGGCAGGCCTCTTCCCACTCCTTACCGCGCAACTCATCCAAGGGTCGAAAGGAGACGTGGCCAAGTCCATCGCACAGACTTCGGTCGTCCTCGCGGTCGGCGCTTTAGCCCTCCTGTTCTCCCCGGAGACGCGAGGTCAGAGGCTCCCGGCATGA